In Pseudomonas sp. GCEP-101, one DNA window encodes the following:
- a CDS encoding DegT/DnrJ/EryC1/StrS family aminotransferase, giving the protein MIELIDLHSQQTKIKDKINIVIQRVLAHGQYILGPEVDELEEKLTQFTGAKHCITCANGTDALQIALMALGIKPGDEVITPGFTYIATAETVALLGAKPVYVDVDPNTYNLDHRLLEAAITSRTKAIIPVSLYGQCADFDTINEIARKYKIPVIEDAAQSFGATYKGKRSCNLTDIACTSFFPSKPLGCYGDGGAIFTNNDELALVLRQISRHGQDRRYNHIRVGVNSRLDTIQAAILLVKLELIEKEIAQRNEIAQKYEELLPISTTPYIEPHNKSVYAQYTVRLENREIVQKKLSGFGIPTAIHYPTPLNKQPAVFDSTAKLPVGDKLATEVLSLPMHPYLTDAQMHRIADAFLNSI; this is encoded by the coding sequence ATGATCGAACTCATTGATCTCCACTCTCAACAAACAAAAATTAAAGACAAAATCAACATAGTAATACAGCGTGTTCTAGCTCATGGTCAATATATTCTTGGCCCGGAAGTGGATGAACTAGAAGAAAAGCTCACACAATTCACTGGTGCAAAACATTGTATAACTTGCGCTAATGGGACCGACGCCTTACAAATTGCCCTGATGGCACTAGGGATTAAGCCTGGAGACGAAGTCATTACACCAGGTTTCACCTACATTGCCACAGCCGAAACCGTCGCTCTGTTGGGCGCCAAGCCTGTTTACGTAGATGTCGATCCAAATACCTATAATCTCGACCATCGTCTTCTAGAAGCAGCAATTACCTCTCGTACAAAAGCAATAATTCCAGTATCACTATATGGCCAGTGCGCAGACTTTGATACTATCAATGAAATTGCAAGAAAGTATAAAATCCCTGTAATAGAGGATGCAGCACAAAGCTTTGGTGCAACCTACAAGGGGAAAAGATCGTGCAACCTGACAGATATAGCATGCACCAGCTTTTTCCCTAGCAAACCCCTGGGATGCTATGGAGATGGTGGCGCAATCTTTACGAATAATGATGAACTCGCATTAGTTCTTCGGCAGATTTCTCGTCATGGGCAAGATCGTCGCTACAATCATATAAGGGTCGGAGTCAATAGTCGCCTCGATACAATACAAGCTGCTATTTTGCTTGTAAAGCTTGAACTCATTGAGAAGGAAATTGCGCAACGAAATGAGATAGCGCAAAAATATGAAGAACTTTTACCTATTTCCACCACGCCTTATATAGAGCCTCACAACAAAAGCGTCTATGCTCAATATACAGTCCGTTTAGAAAATCGCGAGATAGTACAGAAGAAACTGAGTGGATTTGGAATTCCAACAGCAATTCACTATCCGACCCCATTAAATAAACAGCCTGCAGTATTTGACTCTACTGCAAAATTGCCTGTGGGAGACAAGCTTGCTACAGAAGTTCTTAGTCTCCCAATGCACCCCTATTTGACAGATGCGCAAATGCATAGAATAGCGGATGCATTCCTTAATTCTATTTAG
- a CDS encoding lipopolysaccharide biosynthesis protein has protein sequence MARENKFFRAVILLAGGTAGAQLILVLALPVVTRLYSPEQFSDLSAFIAISGIFSTAACLRLDLAIPLPKRDSESIHLLFLSIIFSIATSSLILFIILIIPEHLLSRVLPSVIYNYAWILPLGVFLSSTYNALQYWATRKKLFSVIARTKFEQSLAAVSTQIGAGYFIQTPIILILGQILHSSTGIFRLAKAFTQLDIKHLAYISPRSLFITLRKYKNFPKYSTIESLANTAGIQLPFILISTALAGPEAGYLMLASRILQSPLSLLGSAISQVYLTHAPQAHREGNLSSLTYKTLVNLMKVGIGPIIFAGTLSPFLFPYIFGKDWSRAGVLAAWITPWVALQFISSPISMIGHVLNRQKLMLLLTIFGFSIRAGGVFYFSYGLKSSLASEYYAVSGFIFYLTCTLVFTRCAGIPIIKIFSALTESAYYIGFWILSACFGIYILKWIS, from the coding sequence ATGGCACGAGAAAACAAATTCTTTCGCGCTGTTATTCTATTAGCAGGTGGCACCGCAGGCGCTCAGTTAATTTTAGTTTTGGCCCTCCCAGTTGTAACTAGGCTATACAGCCCAGAACAGTTTAGTGATCTATCAGCCTTTATAGCAATATCTGGAATATTTTCAACCGCAGCCTGTTTACGACTAGATTTAGCTATACCACTACCAAAGCGCGACTCTGAATCAATTCATCTACTTTTTCTCTCCATAATTTTCTCGATAGCTACATCGTCGCTGATACTTTTTATAATATTAATTATTCCAGAGCATCTATTATCACGAGTGCTTCCTTCTGTTATCTATAACTATGCATGGATTTTGCCGCTGGGTGTATTTCTCTCAAGCACGTACAATGCTCTCCAATATTGGGCTACCCGAAAAAAGCTCTTTTCTGTTATCGCAAGAACAAAATTCGAACAATCGCTTGCTGCTGTGTCAACCCAAATTGGAGCAGGCTACTTTATACAAACACCTATAATCCTTATTCTAGGCCAAATATTACACAGCAGTACTGGTATATTCCGGCTAGCGAAAGCTTTCACTCAGTTGGACATAAAGCATCTAGCATATATTAGTCCGCGTAGCCTTTTTATCACACTACGAAAGTATAAAAACTTTCCAAAATATTCAACAATTGAATCCCTAGCGAATACAGCTGGAATACAACTACCGTTTATCCTAATATCCACAGCACTTGCAGGTCCAGAAGCAGGCTACTTAATGCTCGCTTCTCGTATTCTGCAATCACCACTTTCACTACTGGGTAGTGCGATTTCTCAAGTGTATTTAACCCATGCACCCCAAGCACATCGCGAGGGAAATCTATCATCACTAACCTATAAAACCCTTGTTAACCTAATGAAAGTAGGTATAGGTCCGATTATATTTGCTGGTACTCTTTCTCCTTTTCTTTTTCCATATATCTTCGGAAAGGACTGGTCTAGAGCCGGAGTACTTGCTGCTTGGATTACACCTTGGGTAGCTCTCCAATTTATATCCTCTCCCATATCAATGATTGGACATGTACTCAATCGCCAAAAACTTATGCTTTTGCTCACGATATTCGGCTTTTCAATACGTGCAGGAGGCGTGTTTTATTTTAGCTATGGGCTTAAATCGAGCCTTGCTTCGGAATACTACGCAGTTTCTGGGTTTATATTTTATCTCACCTGTACATTGGTTTTCACCAGATGCGCCGGTATACCGATTATAAAGATTTTTAGCGCATTGACTGAATCAGCGTACTACATTGGGTTCTGGATACTATCTGCGTGCTTCGGGATCTATATATTAAAATGGATATCTTAA
- a CDS encoding acyltransferase, with protein MNNFQSPGTYFQNFKGHIHIGKGSYIAPNVGIITSNHDLMDLDKHSISEDVVIGRKCWIGMNSVILPGVELGDATIVAAGSVVTKSFKEGNIVIGGCPAKEIKKLLTGLKK; from the coding sequence TTGAATAACTTCCAATCCCCCGGAACTTATTTTCAAAATTTCAAAGGCCATATTCATATAGGCAAAGGAAGTTACATCGCCCCAAATGTTGGAATAATCACTTCGAACCACGACCTAATGGACCTAGATAAACACTCCATAAGCGAGGACGTGGTAATTGGAAGAAAGTGTTGGATAGGTATGAACTCCGTAATCCTTCCTGGCGTGGAGCTTGGAGATGCCACGATAGTCGCCGCAGGATCCGTTGTTACTAAGAGCTTTAAGGAAGGCAATATCGTAATCGGAGGCTGTCCGGCTAAAGAAATAAAAAAACTTTTAACTGGTCTGAAAAAATAA
- a CDS encoding glycosyltransferase, with product MFQFNTGKSPRSNAIFLNCHDNFGGAERRFARAFADYLIDFGNILLIANKSSIKSLNAAGILKSKKGIICMPGGVAKPGKTYAIYHIVNAILLIFYSLKNRIRHIHYPVDPSIYSFIHSLVLRPLGITYSLSIVDSSRNTMRDFSYIRRTIWRHSIKRARGIDFLSDGIKKNISTLFSKEVAFCSNIQVSPCSFTDYTKAHYSEEKEYDLVMMCRLHSKKGHDLLFSALQYIKTLGRSGDIKSIGIFGSGPLENQIRSEVEAFKDFNISLKKTKDPFGVFSKTKFLLSLQADENYPSQAILEALSSGAYIIATDVGETYKIVPSAVGFRTSSNAKDLGETILYALEHYTFNRSTYTLLNSFATKSHSAKRFSLYLWDFIIESAALCTK from the coding sequence ATGTTTCAATTCAACACGGGAAAATCCCCACGTAGTAATGCTATATTTTTAAACTGTCATGACAATTTCGGCGGCGCGGAACGCAGATTTGCCAGAGCATTCGCTGATTATTTGATTGATTTCGGAAATATCTTGCTAATAGCAAATAAATCCTCCATAAAATCACTCAATGCAGCCGGAATATTAAAATCTAAAAAAGGCATTATCTGTATGCCCGGAGGAGTTGCAAAGCCGGGAAAGACTTATGCTATATATCATATTGTAAACGCAATTCTTCTAATTTTTTACTCTTTAAAAAATAGAATACGTCATATTCACTACCCTGTTGATCCATCTATCTATTCATTTATTCATAGCTTAGTGCTTCGCCCGCTTGGAATTACTTATTCTTTGTCTATTGTAGACTCAAGCCGAAACACCATGAGAGATTTTAGTTATATCCGAAGGACTATATGGAGGCACAGTATAAAGCGTGCTCGAGGAATAGATTTTCTATCGGATGGAATTAAAAAAAACATAAGCACGTTATTTTCTAAAGAAGTGGCCTTTTGCTCAAATATACAAGTATCTCCTTGTTCGTTCACTGATTATACAAAGGCACATTATTCAGAGGAAAAAGAGTACGACTTGGTAATGATGTGCCGTTTACACTCCAAAAAGGGGCACGATCTTCTCTTTTCTGCTCTTCAATATATAAAAACTTTAGGGAGATCTGGAGATATTAAATCCATAGGAATATTTGGTAGTGGACCACTTGAAAACCAGATTCGATCTGAAGTTGAGGCGTTTAAAGACTTCAATATTTCCCTTAAAAAAACTAAAGATCCTTTTGGAGTTTTCTCAAAAACAAAATTTTTATTGTCACTACAAGCTGATGAGAACTACCCTTCTCAGGCAATACTGGAAGCTTTATCTTCAGGCGCTTACATAATAGCTACTGATGTTGGTGAAACTTATAAAATCGTTCCTAGCGCTGTAGGATTTCGAACTTCTAGCAATGCAAAAGATTTAGGTGAAACTATCTTATATGCATTGGAGCATTACACCTTCAATCGGTCGACGTACACTTTATTGAATAGCTTTGCTACAAAATCGCATAGCGCAAAACGATTTAGCCTTTACCTATGGGACTTCATTATTGAGAGTGCAGCGCTATGCACAAAATGA
- a CDS encoding WecB/TagA/CpsF family glycosyltransferase, with translation MKSNIQSNFNYTLGKLYTFINPYSFKKIMTSSEKDRILSNFLFHPDGISLCVLLKIFGRKIDRVSFDDTSIAPIVFNYAAVNRLKLGMIGSSPTVIAKAKDIIQERYEIQDITINSGYFPDSERELILRTFLDCDIVISSMGTPKQELSLLDLREMGWHGTGFTCGGFFDQITNSSGKSYYPNFIDRLHLRWAYRIFKEPKRLWHRYAFDYPIGALYFIRHLI, from the coding sequence ATGAAATCCAATATACAGAGTAACTTCAATTATACTCTTGGGAAACTTTACACTTTTATCAACCCGTATTCTTTTAAAAAAATAATGACCTCCTCTGAAAAGGACAGAATTCTATCAAATTTCCTTTTCCATCCGGATGGTATTTCGCTCTGCGTACTACTTAAGATTTTCGGAAGAAAAATTGATCGGGTAAGCTTTGATGACACATCAATAGCGCCTATCGTTTTCAACTACGCCGCCGTTAACCGATTAAAGCTAGGCATGATAGGATCATCTCCAACTGTAATCGCGAAAGCCAAGGATATAATTCAAGAAAGATACGAGATCCAAGACATTACAATAAATTCAGGTTATTTCCCCGACAGTGAAAGAGAGCTTATATTAAGAACCTTTCTCGATTGTGATATCGTGATTAGCTCAATGGGAACTCCCAAGCAAGAACTTTCCCTCTTGGATTTACGAGAAATGGGTTGGCATGGGACCGGGTTCACTTGCGGCGGTTTTTTCGACCAGATAACAAACTCATCAGGAAAATCCTATTATCCAAATTTTATTGATCGCCTTCACTTAAGATGGGCCTACAGAATTTTTAAAGAGCCAAAACGGCTGTGGCACCGATATGCATTTGATTACCCTATCGGCGCATTATATTTTATACGTCACTTAATATAG